One window from the genome of Mycolicibacterium gadium encodes:
- the phoU gene encoding phosphate signaling complex protein PhoU has translation MRNAFHQQLDDLIVGIAEMCGSAGKAMESATQALLQADLVLAEQVITDHEAILQHARKTEEQALTVLALQAPVAGDLRAVVSALKNIADVERMAALALHVAKITRRRHPQKVLPEEVNGYFTEMGRIAVDMGSNVKQVVLSMDTHRAEQLADDDDDMDNLHRHLFSVLMDREWKHGVAPAVDVTLLGRYYERFADHAVEIGRRVIFSATGESAV, from the coding sequence GTGCGTAATGCATTCCATCAGCAGCTCGACGACCTGATCGTCGGAATCGCCGAGATGTGCGGTTCTGCGGGCAAGGCGATGGAATCCGCGACCCAGGCCCTTCTGCAGGCCGACCTGGTTCTCGCCGAGCAGGTGATCACCGACCACGAGGCCATCCTGCAACACGCCAGGAAGACCGAGGAGCAGGCCTTGACCGTTCTCGCGTTGCAGGCACCGGTCGCCGGTGATCTACGGGCGGTGGTCAGCGCCTTGAAGAACATCGCCGATGTCGAAAGGATGGCCGCGCTGGCCCTGCACGTCGCCAAAATCACCCGTCGACGGCATCCGCAAAAAGTGCTCCCCGAGGAAGTCAACGGCTACTTCACCGAAATGGGCCGCATCGCGGTCGATATGGGAAGCAACGTCAAGCAGGTCGTCCTTTCCATGGATACACACCGCGCAGAACAGCTCGCCGACGACGACGACGATATGGACAACCTCCACCGTCACCTGTTCTCGGTGTTGATGGACAGGGAGTGGAAACACGGCGTGGCCCCTGCTGTCGACGTCACGCTCCTGGGCCGCTACTACGAGCGGTTCGCCGACCATGCGGTCGAGATCGGTCGCCGCGTCATCTTCTCGGCGACCGGAGAATCGGCGGTCTGA
- a CDS encoding YwaF family protein, whose amino-acid sequence MELLAAEREFTAYGPSHLIVLAVFAIGAALLVWSGRKQTEAQARLFSRGFALVILAMFLVALTYKLMSPVLDTSIPLQLCDVAELVAVYALWTQRHWAFVLTYYWCLVLSSQALITPDVGTAEEGSPDFPHHLFITFFALHVLVVWAAIYLTWGRRMRPSWRDYRFAIIATLVWGAFTFTFNAIVGTNYGYLNGKPPTASVLDFLGPWPVYLLIEVAIVLVVWALITWPWERMRRPAEQSQTAV is encoded by the coding sequence ATGGAGCTATTGGCAGCGGAGCGGGAATTCACGGCGTACGGGCCGTCGCATCTGATCGTGCTCGCGGTGTTCGCGATAGGCGCGGCATTGCTCGTTTGGAGTGGACGTAAGCAGACCGAGGCCCAAGCTCGTCTCTTCAGCCGGGGTTTCGCGCTCGTCATCCTCGCGATGTTCTTGGTGGCGTTGACGTACAAGCTGATGAGCCCGGTCCTTGACACGTCGATACCGCTGCAGCTCTGCGATGTCGCGGAACTTGTCGCGGTCTATGCCCTCTGGACACAACGGCATTGGGCGTTCGTGCTCACGTACTACTGGTGCCTCGTGCTCAGTTCGCAAGCGTTGATCACACCCGACGTGGGCACGGCAGAAGAAGGGTCGCCGGATTTTCCCCATCACCTTTTCATCACCTTCTTCGCGCTGCACGTGCTGGTCGTGTGGGCGGCCATTTACCTGACGTGGGGGCGCAGGATGCGGCCGAGCTGGCGCGACTACCGGTTCGCGATCATCGCCACGCTGGTGTGGGGAGCATTCACGTTCACGTTCAACGCGATCGTCGGAACCAACTACGGCTACTTGAACGGCAAGCCACCGACCGCATCGGTACTGGACTTCCTAGGTCCGTGGCCGGTGTATCTGCTCATCGAGGTGGCGATTGTGCTCGTCGTTTGGGCGCTGATCACCTGGCCGTGGGAACGAATGCGCCGCCCGGCCGAACAGAGCCAGACTGCAGTCTGA
- a CDS encoding TetR family transcriptional regulator translates to MTARIAGRAEGDVLSVADMTSGQLVRRAKIVEAVIALINEVGADAVQMRDVAQRSGVALGTVYRYFNSKEHLLAAALEDWQKRLTRRVAAASDTAGVGPLPGTLDYLQRAQRAFHRNPNMTALMLQAMTSTDPETKTGIEHMARTNTDLFDRLLEGIAPESIPNVSFGVNAALSSALAAVLTGALSLDQAVDRVEWVTRTLVDAATP, encoded by the coding sequence GTGACAGCCAGGATCGCGGGACGCGCCGAGGGGGACGTCCTGTCGGTAGCGGATATGACCAGCGGGCAGTTGGTACGCAGGGCGAAAATCGTCGAGGCGGTTATCGCCTTGATCAATGAGGTTGGCGCCGACGCCGTGCAGATGCGCGATGTGGCTCAACGGTCCGGCGTGGCACTGGGGACCGTGTATCGCTACTTCAATTCGAAGGAACATCTGCTCGCAGCCGCGCTTGAGGACTGGCAGAAGCGGTTGACGCGGCGCGTTGCCGCAGCAAGCGATACCGCCGGCGTCGGCCCGCTGCCTGGGACACTCGACTACTTGCAACGTGCGCAGCGGGCATTCCATCGCAATCCGAACATGACCGCATTGATGCTGCAGGCGATGACGTCCACGGACCCTGAAACCAAAACGGGCATTGAACACATGGCCCGCACCAACACCGACCTGTTCGATCGTCTGCTCGAAGGCATTGCGCCGGAATCTATTCCAAACGTCAGCTTCGGAGTGAACGCGGCGCTGTCAAGCGCGTTGGCAGCCGTGCTCACCGGAGCGCTGAGTCTCGACCAAGCGGTAGACCGGGTCGAGTGGGTGACTCGAACACTCGTCGACGCCGCCACACCCTGA
- a CDS encoding amidohydrolase family protein, whose amino-acid sequence MSGPVGLPVIDTMIGFPHEGSAQYDFIRRQTKDRESKEDFDFPVEYMFKDVPKELPTDDPVSLVLQQMDRFNIERAMIGVSEEYATRALKTFPDRFVASGAILDPNDVMGSVNAIRRDYEEYGIRATSVFPAGTFPQVAIDDPKMYPIYATCVELGLPIFVCAGIPGPRVPFAPQEVSRIDVVMFDFPDLVFVTRHGCEPWEDLAVKLMLKWPNLYYSTSAFAPKYYPKAIVDYANSRGADKVLYAGYFPMGLSLERIFSELPNVPLKEEVWPKFLYGNAARILGLAD is encoded by the coding sequence ATGTCTGGACCCGTCGGTCTCCCCGTGATCGACACCATGATCGGCTTTCCCCACGAGGGGTCGGCGCAGTACGACTTCATCCGGCGGCAGACCAAAGATCGCGAGTCCAAAGAAGATTTCGACTTCCCGGTTGAGTACATGTTCAAAGACGTTCCCAAGGAACTGCCCACCGACGATCCGGTGTCGCTCGTGTTGCAACAAATGGACCGGTTCAACATCGAGAGGGCAATGATCGGTGTCTCGGAAGAGTACGCAACCCGAGCGCTCAAGACGTTCCCTGACCGTTTCGTCGCGTCAGGCGCGATTCTCGACCCCAACGACGTGATGGGCTCTGTGAACGCGATCCGCCGCGATTACGAGGAGTATGGGATACGGGCGACTTCGGTGTTTCCTGCGGGGACCTTTCCGCAGGTGGCCATCGACGACCCGAAGATGTACCCGATCTACGCCACGTGCGTCGAACTCGGACTCCCGATCTTCGTGTGCGCCGGGATACCCGGCCCGAGGGTGCCCTTTGCTCCACAAGAGGTCTCGCGTATAGACGTCGTGATGTTCGACTTCCCCGATCTGGTGTTCGTCACTCGGCACGGCTGCGAACCCTGGGAGGACCTTGCGGTCAAGCTGATGTTGAAGTGGCCGAATCTGTACTACTCCACGTCTGCGTTCGCCCCCAAGTACTACCCGAAGGCGATCGTCGACTACGCCAACTCCCGCGGCGCCGACAAGGTCCTCTATGCCGGCTACTTCCCGATGGGGCTGTCGCTGGAACGAATATTCAGCGAGTTGCCCAACGTGCCGCTGAAGGAGGAGGTGTGGCCGAAGTTCTTGTACGGCAACGCCGCTCGTATCCTTGGTCTGGCGGACTGA
- a CDS encoding acyl-CoA dehydrogenase yields MALAITDEQEQLADAVTSFAARHAPVDKTRASFESIAAGEMPPWWEEFTAYGFHAVHLPPTAGGQGGSLTDLGCVIEAAAAALLPGPLLATAITGAVAALADASGATMMAYCAAGTPAAVVLPEHSNVVAVRDGEGWLLDGSSAPTLGTVAAQRILLAATSDDGTVRWFALDSQSAGLSVAPQRGTDLSTDVGSVTLTSHSVDAGAELTGISTERARCTVVALTACASAGTVRRCAEDATNYIRTREQFGQPVGAFQAMQHKAAALLVNSELSSAAAWDAVRASTDSTEQQRLAAGAAALMSVATGPDLVLDALLMYGAIGYTWEHDTHLYWRRAIGLAASIGSVTQWARESGELLLEEKRSTALNLGAIESEFRASVAATLDLARNRHNEHASYEDRAPGLAWGDQRNLLADHGLVAPHLPAPWGVGASSLQQVIIAEEFDKRPDVQRPSLGIAEWILPTILTHGSDYQRQRFADPILRGTQRWCQLFSEPGAGSDLASLSTRANKVDGGWLINGHKIWTSLAHRAHFGALLARTDPDASKHRGISYFLVDMASPGITIEPIKQASGHQDFNEVFFTDVFVPDEMLVGKPGDGWNLAVATMAVERTAIGNYASIDRSAALRHVARADGPDRDSALQALGDIEAYTAAIKSMVLRETLRLVEGQPAGPTSSIAKFAMVTLLRRASTATLRLTGGLAMLEESDPAVISPYFEMPSELIGGGTAEIQLTVIASMILSLPRK; encoded by the coding sequence ATGGCCCTAGCGATCACCGACGAGCAAGAGCAATTGGCGGACGCAGTCACGAGCTTTGCCGCGCGCCATGCACCGGTCGACAAGACGCGAGCATCGTTCGAGTCGATTGCAGCCGGCGAGATGCCGCCGTGGTGGGAAGAGTTCACGGCGTACGGGTTTCACGCGGTGCACCTCCCCCCTACTGCCGGAGGACAGGGCGGCTCCCTCACCGATCTCGGGTGCGTCATCGAAGCCGCTGCTGCGGCCTTACTGCCTGGCCCCTTGCTTGCAACCGCGATCACCGGTGCAGTCGCCGCGCTGGCCGACGCTTCCGGTGCCACCATGATGGCCTACTGCGCTGCCGGAACACCCGCCGCCGTCGTGCTACCGGAGCACTCCAACGTCGTCGCTGTCCGCGACGGTGAGGGATGGCTTCTCGACGGCTCGAGCGCACCGACACTGGGAACTGTAGCCGCACAACGTATTCTGCTTGCCGCGACCAGTGACGACGGCACCGTGCGCTGGTTCGCACTCGATTCGCAATCCGCGGGCCTGTCGGTCGCGCCCCAACGCGGTACCGACCTCAGCACAGACGTCGGCAGCGTCACATTGACCTCCCACTCGGTCGACGCTGGCGCTGAACTCACCGGAATCTCCACCGAGCGCGCACGCTGCACCGTGGTCGCCCTCACCGCGTGCGCGTCCGCGGGCACCGTGCGCCGATGTGCGGAGGACGCGACAAATTACATCCGCACCCGCGAGCAGTTCGGTCAGCCCGTCGGCGCTTTTCAGGCAATGCAACACAAGGCGGCGGCGCTGCTCGTCAACTCCGAATTGTCCTCCGCCGCAGCCTGGGACGCTGTTCGGGCTTCGACGGATTCGACCGAGCAACAACGACTGGCCGCAGGGGCGGCAGCCCTGATGTCCGTTGCGACGGGTCCCGACCTGGTGCTCGACGCACTGCTCATGTACGGCGCCATCGGATACACATGGGAACACGACACCCACCTGTACTGGCGACGCGCCATCGGGCTCGCAGCGTCCATCGGATCAGTCACGCAGTGGGCGCGTGAGTCGGGTGAGCTCCTACTGGAGGAGAAGCGGTCGACCGCCTTGAATCTGGGGGCCATCGAATCGGAGTTCCGCGCATCTGTGGCGGCGACACTCGACCTCGCCCGCAACCGACACAACGAGCACGCGTCTTATGAGGACAGAGCACCTGGACTTGCGTGGGGAGACCAGCGAAATCTGCTGGCCGACCACGGACTGGTCGCGCCGCATCTGCCTGCGCCGTGGGGAGTCGGTGCATCCTCGCTCCAGCAGGTGATCATCGCCGAGGAGTTCGACAAGCGTCCCGATGTTCAACGGCCGTCGCTGGGCATCGCAGAGTGGATACTTCCCACGATCCTCACGCACGGATCCGACTATCAACGACAACGGTTCGCCGATCCGATCCTGCGTGGAACCCAGCGCTGGTGCCAGCTGTTCAGCGAACCGGGTGCAGGTTCTGACCTTGCGTCGCTGAGCACTCGCGCCAACAAAGTCGATGGCGGGTGGCTCATCAACGGCCACAAGATCTGGACATCACTGGCTCACCGTGCCCACTTCGGAGCCTTACTCGCCCGCACCGATCCCGACGCATCCAAGCACCGCGGAATCAGCTACTTCCTCGTCGACATGGCGTCGCCAGGAATCACGATCGAGCCCATAAAGCAGGCCAGCGGGCACCAGGACTTCAACGAAGTTTTCTTCACCGACGTCTTCGTTCCCGACGAGATGCTGGTCGGCAAGCCCGGCGACGGCTGGAACCTTGCGGTAGCGACGATGGCCGTGGAACGCACCGCGATCGGTAATTACGCCAGTATCGACCGGTCGGCGGCACTGCGACACGTTGCCCGCGCCGATGGACCCGACCGGGATAGCGCGCTACAGGCGCTCGGTGACATCGAGGCGTACACCGCGGCGATCAAGTCGATGGTGCTGCGCGAGACGCTTCGGCTCGTCGAGGGTCAACCGGCGGGTCCGACATCCAGCATCGCCAAGTTCGCCATGGTCACCCTGCTCCGCCGCGCGTCCACCGCGACGCTCCGACTGACCGGCGGGCTCGCGATGCTCGAAGAGTCCGATCCGGCGGTCATCTCGCCCTACTTCGAGATGCCGTCGGAACTCATCGGCGGCGGCACGGCCGAGATACAGCTGACGGTGATCGCGTCGATGATCCTCAGTCTCCCGCGAAAGTGA
- a CDS encoding amidohydrolase family protein → MTTDLGFTYFDCDNHYYEALDAFTRHIEPQYRKRAIQWAEIDGRQRLIVGGKVNRFIPNPTFDPVGKPGALDEYFRGRNPKGADMNALFGELEPIPPAYRDRDARLALMDEQGMHGCIMLPTLGVGMEQALLPDLDATVATFRAFNRWMDEDWGFAYQERLFAAPYITMCNPDEAVRELEWALERDARFIVMIPGPITTAVGTRAPGDPMFDNFWRLANDSGITVCYHSGETYYSKFMPAWGEPDFMMSFQALLGFRTLFSGDPIQDTFANHLHNGLFIRFPNLRMASIESGSAWVFHLFEKLTKSYGQIPFIYQEDPRETFKRHVWVSPFYEDELASLLRLVGVERIVMGSDFPHVEGLADPAAYIKDLQNFDYTQEECRTIMRDNGLELATRRPV, encoded by the coding sequence ATGACGACGGACCTAGGATTCACCTATTTCGACTGTGACAACCACTATTACGAGGCGCTCGATGCCTTCACCCGGCACATCGAACCCCAGTACAGAAAGCGCGCCATTCAGTGGGCGGAGATCGACGGCAGACAACGACTGATAGTTGGCGGCAAGGTCAACCGATTCATTCCGAATCCAACCTTCGATCCCGTAGGCAAGCCGGGCGCGCTCGACGAGTACTTCCGCGGCCGAAATCCCAAGGGCGCGGATATGAACGCGTTGTTCGGCGAGTTGGAGCCCATCCCACCGGCCTACCGCGACCGCGACGCACGATTGGCATTGATGGACGAGCAAGGCATGCACGGCTGCATCATGCTCCCGACGCTCGGCGTCGGCATGGAGCAAGCGCTACTCCCCGACTTGGACGCCACTGTCGCAACGTTTCGTGCATTCAATCGTTGGATGGACGAGGACTGGGGATTCGCTTATCAGGAGCGGTTGTTCGCAGCGCCTTACATCACGATGTGCAACCCGGACGAAGCGGTGCGCGAACTCGAATGGGCCCTGGAGCGCGACGCCCGGTTCATAGTCATGATCCCCGGACCCATAACGACCGCCGTTGGCACGCGCGCCCCCGGTGACCCGATGTTCGACAACTTCTGGCGCCTGGCGAACGACTCGGGCATCACCGTCTGCTACCACTCCGGCGAAACCTACTACTCCAAGTTCATGCCCGCGTGGGGCGAACCGGATTTCATGATGTCCTTCCAAGCGTTGCTGGGCTTCAGGACCCTGTTCTCGGGCGACCCGATACAAGACACCTTTGCCAACCATCTGCACAATGGGCTGTTCATCAGATTTCCCAACCTGCGTATGGCTTCTATCGAAAGTGGTTCGGCGTGGGTGTTTCACTTGTTTGAAAAACTGACGAAGTCCTACGGGCAGATCCCATTCATCTACCAGGAGGACCCCCGCGAGACGTTCAAGCGCCACGTCTGGGTGTCGCCATTCTACGAGGACGAACTCGCAAGCCTGCTCAGGCTTGTCGGAGTCGAGCGGATCGTCATGGGCTCTGATTTTCCTCATGTCGAGGGTCTCGCTGACCCTGCCGCGTACATCAAAGATCTTCAGAACTTCGACTACACGCAAGAGGAATGCCGAACCATCATGCGCGACAACGGTCTCGAGCTGGCAACCCGTCGGCCGGTCTGA
- a CDS encoding alpha/beta fold hydrolase has translation MDVHARHNINIVGADDGPTILFAHGFGCDQTLWRHVVDELRPDFRLVLIDLVGSGSSDRSAWDANKYSSLAGYAADILEILDELDLREVVFVGHSVSAMIGALATISDPSRFAKLVLLTPSPRYLDDDDYRGGFSAADIDELLTSLEQNHLGWSQAMAPVIMGTPDRPDLQDDLAATFCRTDPECARVFARTTFLSDNRADLPLISLPTLVIECAQDAIAPREVGAYVHAHVPGSHIVTLNATGHCPHVSAPLATADAIAAFARST, from the coding sequence GTGGATGTTCACGCCAGGCACAACATCAATATCGTCGGCGCCGATGACGGCCCGACCATCTTGTTCGCGCATGGCTTCGGATGCGATCAAACGCTATGGCGCCACGTAGTCGACGAACTCAGGCCGGACTTTCGTTTGGTACTCATCGATCTCGTCGGCTCGGGATCCTCGGACCGGAGTGCCTGGGACGCGAACAAGTACTCCTCGCTGGCCGGCTATGCCGCCGACATTCTGGAGATCCTTGACGAGCTGGATCTGCGCGAGGTGGTATTCGTCGGCCATTCCGTGTCGGCGATGATCGGCGCTTTGGCCACGATCAGCGACCCGAGTCGATTCGCCAAACTCGTCCTGCTGACGCCCTCGCCGCGCTACCTCGATGACGACGACTACCGCGGCGGTTTCTCGGCTGCGGACATCGACGAACTCCTGACGTCCCTGGAGCAGAACCATCTTGGGTGGTCGCAGGCCATGGCGCCGGTCATCATGGGCACCCCGGACCGCCCCGACCTGCAGGATGACCTTGCGGCAACCTTCTGCCGCACCGACCCGGAGTGCGCCCGCGTGTTCGCCCGCACCACGTTCCTCTCGGACAATCGCGCCGATCTGCCGCTGATATCGCTGCCCACACTGGTGATCGAATGCGCGCAGGACGCGATCGCACCGCGCGAGGTGGGAGCGTACGTGCATGCGCACGTCCCCGGCAGTCACATCGTGACCTTGAACGCAACCGGGCACTGCCCGCACGTCAGCGCCCCGCTTGCCACCGCCGACGCGATTGCTGCTTTCGCCCGCTCGACATGA
- a CDS encoding SpoIIE family protein phosphatase codes for MTDYSVEDSWQHAPSGQIIADTDGRMIQVNATLTKWLGHDPNTLRGKLFTDLLSVSGRILYDTHFGPLLNMGGELNGVTVDMVSADGTRLPMFLTANVKSDAYRKPQFLRISIVDASDRRAYEVDLLQARQQAEREQGRVRKFAETLRRSLLPPVLSPPAGLEAAEYYYTASVDEVGGDFYDLFPLSRTTWGFFLGDVSGKGVEAAVLTSLTRYTLRAAAVYDDDPVEVLHNLNIVLSQELGGGLSRFCTLIFGKLTRSDDGFDVHLGSGGHPPPLLFGADGSAYYVDTIGGHAVGITTEPHFVASQFVLAPGDTLVLYTDGLTEASTGVGRERYDDEGALLRFAKAHSPTSASHIVESVAGLLEGLGAGVEDDTAVLALGVPPRR; via the coding sequence ATGACCGATTACTCCGTCGAGGATTCTTGGCAACACGCTCCGAGCGGACAGATCATCGCTGACACCGACGGACGCATGATCCAAGTGAATGCCACGCTGACGAAGTGGCTCGGACACGATCCGAATACGTTGCGCGGTAAGCTGTTCACCGATCTTCTGAGCGTCAGTGGACGCATCTTGTACGACACTCATTTCGGACCTCTGCTGAATATGGGGGGCGAACTCAACGGTGTAACGGTCGACATGGTGTCTGCCGACGGGACACGGCTCCCGATGTTTCTCACCGCGAACGTGAAGAGTGACGCTTACCGGAAACCGCAATTTCTCCGGATCAGCATTGTGGACGCATCCGATCGCCGTGCCTACGAAGTAGATCTCCTGCAGGCGCGCCAGCAGGCCGAAAGAGAGCAGGGGCGAGTCAGGAAATTCGCAGAAACGTTGCGACGGTCTTTGCTTCCGCCGGTGTTGTCACCGCCTGCCGGCCTGGAAGCGGCCGAGTACTACTACACCGCTTCGGTCGACGAGGTGGGGGGCGACTTCTATGACCTGTTCCCGCTGTCGCGCACGACGTGGGGCTTCTTTCTCGGCGATGTTTCGGGGAAGGGTGTCGAGGCCGCCGTGCTGACCAGTCTGACCAGGTACACGTTGCGCGCCGCGGCGGTTTACGACGACGACCCGGTGGAAGTGCTGCACAACCTCAACATCGTCCTGAGCCAGGAACTCGGTGGCGGACTCAGCCGGTTCTGCACCCTGATCTTCGGGAAGCTGACCAGGAGCGACGACGGCTTCGACGTCCATCTCGGCAGTGGCGGGCACCCGCCGCCCCTGCTGTTCGGCGCCGACGGCAGCGCCTACTACGTCGACACCATCGGCGGCCACGCCGTCGGCATCACAACCGAGCCGCACTTCGTCGCCAGCCAATTCGTCCTCGCACCCGGCGACACGCTCGTGCTCTACACCGATGGGCTGACGGAAGCCAGTACGGGCGTCGGCCGCGAACGATACGACGACGAGGGCGCACTCCTGCGTTTTGCGAAAGCACACTCTCCGACATCCGCATCACACATCGTCGAATCCGTTGCCGGCCTACTCGAGGGTCTCGGTGCAGGCGTCGAGGACGACACAGCCGTATTGGCGCTCGGCGTGCCTCCGCGGCGCTGA
- a CDS encoding CsbD family protein: protein MGAGDKASNKIDNAGGKAKEALGKVSGDSSTENEGKVDQAKSSLKDAGEKIKDAFKN, encoded by the coding sequence ATGGGTGCAGGCGACAAGGCAAGCAACAAGATCGACAACGCGGGTGGCAAGGCCAAGGAGGCCCTGGGCAAGGTGAGCGGCGACAGCAGCACCGAAAACGAGGGCAAGGTCGATCAGGCCAAGTCGAGCCTCAAGGACGCCGGCGAGAAGATCAAAGACGCGTTCAAGAATTAA
- a CDS encoding OsmC family protein, with the protein MTTLETAQDPASAETTVVVEGMDPAALTQRISVGEHQLVADEPRPIGEDAGPTPYDLLLGALGACTSMTVRMYAKRKDWPLEQVRVSLRHSRIHAQDCEDCETRTGMLDHIDLGIELIGDLDDAQRQRLLLIAGRCPIHQTLTSEIHIVTTSR; encoded by the coding sequence ATGACAACACTCGAGACGGCCCAGGATCCGGCGTCGGCAGAGACCACCGTCGTCGTGGAGGGGATGGACCCGGCAGCACTCACCCAGCGGATCAGTGTGGGGGAGCACCAACTGGTTGCCGACGAGCCGCGGCCGATCGGGGAGGATGCGGGTCCGACACCCTACGATCTGCTACTCGGGGCGCTCGGTGCCTGTACTTCCATGACGGTGCGGATGTACGCCAAGCGCAAGGACTGGCCCCTTGAGCAAGTCCGAGTCTCCTTGCGGCACTCGCGTATTCACGCACAAGACTGTGAAGACTGCGAAACCCGCACCGGAATGCTCGACCATATCGATCTTGGCATTGAGTTGATCGGCGATCTCGATGACGCCCAGCGGCAACGATTGCTCCTCATCGCCGGACGCTGCCCGATTCATCAGACCCTGACCTCGGAGATCCACATCGTCACGACATCGCGCTGA
- a CDS encoding LLM class flavin-dependent oxidoreductase encodes MRFGNFMAPFHPTGQNPTLALERDLKLIQAMDELGFHEAWIGEHHSAGFEIIASPEVFIAVAAERTKHIKLGTGVSSLPYHNPLMLADRMVLLDHLTRGRVMLGCGPGQLTSDAHMLGIPADEQRPRMEQCLDAIMRLLRGETVTMDTDGFTLQDARLQLKPYSDPCFDVAVAASFSPTGPRGAGKHGIGMLSIAATARQGMNMLAHHWSTWEEVAEDHGHVADRSKWRLVGPMHLAETREQAERDVEYGIAEFSRYFRHILPAGPVQGDTPAEIIANNRESGFAVIGTPEDAVAKIEELVEASDGGFGAFLLFDHDWAAPAAKLKSYDLFAQFVIPHFTGQLKGPSASADWVAASGTEFVDRASHAIGKAIEDHAAERAARPAT; translated from the coding sequence ATGCGATTCGGAAACTTCATGGCGCCGTTCCATCCCACTGGACAGAATCCGACGCTCGCTCTCGAGCGTGACCTCAAACTGATCCAAGCGATGGACGAGCTCGGATTCCACGAGGCGTGGATCGGCGAGCACCATTCCGCCGGGTTCGAGATCATCGCCTCACCGGAGGTGTTCATCGCCGTCGCCGCCGAGCGAACCAAGCACATCAAGCTCGGGACCGGGGTCAGCTCGCTGCCGTACCACAACCCCCTGATGCTCGCCGATCGCATGGTGCTGCTCGACCATCTCACCCGGGGCCGGGTCATGCTCGGCTGCGGGCCAGGCCAGCTCACCTCCGACGCGCACATGCTCGGCATCCCAGCCGATGAGCAGCGACCCCGTATGGAGCAGTGCCTCGACGCGATCATGCGATTACTGCGCGGCGAAACCGTCACCATGGACACCGACGGATTCACCCTCCAGGACGCGCGGCTGCAGCTGAAGCCCTACAGCGACCCCTGCTTCGACGTCGCTGTCGCAGCGTCCTTCTCCCCCACCGGCCCGCGCGGAGCGGGCAAGCACGGGATCGGCATGCTGTCGATAGCGGCGACCGCGAGGCAAGGCATGAACATGCTCGCCCACCATTGGTCGACGTGGGAGGAGGTCGCCGAAGACCACGGCCATGTAGCCGATCGCTCCAAATGGCGACTCGTCGGCCCGATGCACCTCGCCGAAACTCGCGAGCAGGCCGAACGCGACGTCGAATACGGAATCGCCGAATTCTCGCGCTATTTCAGGCACATCCTTCCAGCCGGGCCCGTACAGGGCGACACCCCGGCGGAGATCATCGCCAACAACCGTGAGTCCGGCTTCGCAGTCATCGGGACACCCGAGGACGCAGTCGCCAAGATCGAGGAACTCGTCGAGGCGAGCGACGGCGGATTCGGTGCATTCCTGTTGTTCGATCACGACTGGGCAGCCCCCGCTGCCAAGCTCAAGAGCTATGACCTCTTCGCGCAGTTTGTGATTCCACATTTCACGGGCCAACTGAAAGGGCCGTCCGCTTCGGCCGACTGGGTGGCCGCCAGCGGAACCGAGTTCGTCGACCGCGCGTCGCATGCGATCGGCAAGGCCATCGAGGACCACGCGGCCGAACGGGCGGCGCGTCCCGCCACCTAG